Proteins encoded in a region of the Mycolicibacterium neoaurum genome:
- a CDS encoding class I adenylate-forming enzyme family protein codes for MSATVGSALNWWARTKGKQPAFRIGDDDVTYRELHNWSSRLARHLVDLGVKPGDRVGLLSPNAVEWPACALAIIKSGAILVPLNSRLKPAEIGKVAGDAGISLVLTGSALHQTAEAAAEFGTPYDIVDFDVVRRLRAGDDDDDFSVERDAAEPISVIFTSGSTGLSKGVILTTQTLLNIVLENTLTEDGFRPGNVALLVLPLAFTPGLVYGLLMTTVLGGTLIIEPDLNPSRAVTLIESQRVQALFGVPVIFESISRAAEFEHADLSSLQTAIVGGAAVPLDLLHRWADKGVMLRQIYGMTEAGGVATATLKSEALDHPDSCGSGSIFTEVRVMDDNGDLSGPGEHGEIVVRGPLITPGYWNDPVTTGQAIRDGWLHSGDIGCADADGRITFVDRKKDLIISGGINISPVELEIVIGTLAGVAEVAVIAIPDERWGETPAAIITVAADGPQIDEATVIEHCTQQLSDYKVPRYVVLRSHGLHRLPNGKLDKVSIRQEYRDIASRFAKVR; via the coding sequence ATGTCCGCGACCGTTGGTTCTGCGCTGAACTGGTGGGCACGCACCAAGGGCAAACAGCCCGCGTTTCGGATCGGTGACGACGACGTCACCTACCGCGAACTGCACAACTGGTCGAGCCGGCTGGCCCGCCATCTGGTCGATCTCGGGGTAAAGCCCGGCGACCGGGTGGGGCTGCTGTCCCCGAACGCCGTCGAGTGGCCCGCCTGTGCGCTGGCCATCATCAAATCCGGCGCGATCCTGGTGCCACTGAACTCCAGGTTGAAGCCCGCCGAGATCGGCAAGGTCGCCGGGGACGCGGGGATCAGCCTGGTGCTGACCGGTTCTGCGCTGCATCAGACCGCCGAAGCAGCGGCCGAATTCGGCACCCCATACGACATCGTCGATTTCGACGTGGTCCGCCGCCTCCGCGCCGGGGATGATGATGATGACTTCTCCGTCGAACGCGATGCCGCCGAACCCATCTCGGTGATCTTCACCAGCGGATCCACCGGATTGTCCAAGGGCGTGATCCTCACGACGCAGACGTTGCTCAACATCGTCCTGGAAAACACCCTCACCGAGGACGGATTCCGGCCCGGCAACGTTGCGCTGCTGGTCCTGCCCCTGGCATTCACCCCAGGTCTGGTCTACGGCCTGTTGATGACCACCGTGCTGGGGGGCACCTTGATCATCGAACCCGATCTGAACCCATCCCGTGCGGTCACGCTCATCGAGTCGCAACGTGTGCAAGCGCTCTTCGGTGTTCCGGTCATATTTGAATCCATCTCGCGAGCAGCGGAATTCGAGCACGCTGACCTCAGTTCACTACAGACGGCGATCGTCGGCGGCGCCGCCGTACCACTGGATCTGCTGCACCGCTGGGCCGACAAGGGTGTCATGCTGCGCCAGATCTACGGGATGACCGAAGCGGGCGGTGTTGCGACCGCGACGCTCAAATCCGAGGCGCTGGATCACCCGGACTCCTGCGGCAGCGGGTCGATCTTCACCGAGGTTCGGGTGATGGACGACAACGGCGACTTGTCCGGCCCAGGTGAGCACGGCGAGATCGTGGTGCGCGGTCCGTTGATCACTCCCGGGTACTGGAATGATCCCGTCACCACCGGCCAGGCAATCCGCGATGGATGGCTGCACAGCGGCGACATCGGCTGCGCTGACGCCGACGGTCGCATCACTTTCGTGGACCGCAAGAAGGACCTGATCATCTCAGGCGGAATCAATATCTCCCCGGTCGAACTCGAGATCGTGATAGGCACCCTCGCCGGCGTCGCCGAGGTCGCCGTGATCGCCATCCCCGATGAGCGCTGGGGGGAGACGCCTGCTGCGATCATCACCGTGGCAGCCGACGGGCCGCAGATCGATGAGGCCACGGTGATCGAACACTGCACACAGCAGCTGTCCGACTACAAGGTTCCGCGCTATGTGGTCTTGCGGTCTCACGGTTTGCACCGGTTGCCGAACGGAAAGCTGGACAAGGTGTCGATCCGCCAGGAGTACCGCGACATCGCGTCGCGTTTCGCCAAGGTGCGGTAG
- a CDS encoding aromatic ring-hydroxylating oxygenase subunit alpha, with amino-acid sequence MTTSLPRQDRIRRALELLRNETTDKFDDVVEFEAHEFTDPVIAQEERDYVFGRVPSIVCHSSEIGKTYDFITVQMPRNSIIVVRQKDGSVRTFVNLCRHRGALLEEAEKGRCRFFSCPYHRWSYDPDGKLRMVTRDNTFGEIDRAEHGLVEIPCEERHGFVWVIDNAHAEIDVASWLGPEMDAIVAGYNLDKLVCFRAGGFDEPTNWKIMQDAFLDGYHIQYAHPNTAGKVIHTNVMAFEDFGRHVRFIAPRKSIDRWLEEDPGDTPLDNYVTETHFLLPNSTLLRQPDHFQLLTFRPHPTDPTKSRMEQRLMVPPVEESGLEESHWARRWEKNWDILLAVLHNEDFPLLRNSQRGMGSADAGGMLLGRNETANQVFRREIKKLLAEGRAAAE; translated from the coding sequence ATGACCACATCACTTCCTCGCCAGGATCGTATCCGCCGGGCGCTGGAACTCTTGCGCAACGAGACCACCGACAAGTTCGACGACGTCGTCGAATTCGAGGCGCACGAGTTCACCGATCCGGTGATCGCACAGGAGGAGCGCGATTACGTCTTCGGACGAGTGCCCTCGATCGTCTGCCACAGCTCCGAAATCGGGAAGACATATGACTTCATCACGGTGCAGATGCCGCGGAACAGCATCATCGTGGTGCGGCAGAAGGACGGTAGCGTTCGTACGTTCGTGAACCTGTGCCGTCACCGTGGCGCACTGCTGGAGGAGGCCGAGAAGGGACGCTGCCGGTTCTTCTCGTGCCCGTACCACCGGTGGTCCTACGACCCTGATGGCAAGTTGCGCATGGTAACCAGGGACAACACCTTCGGTGAGATCGACCGCGCCGAGCACGGCCTGGTCGAGATTCCATGCGAAGAGCGTCACGGCTTCGTCTGGGTGATCGACAACGCGCACGCCGAGATCGACGTCGCGTCGTGGCTGGGCCCGGAGATGGATGCCATCGTGGCCGGGTACAACCTCGACAAGTTGGTGTGCTTCCGCGCCGGCGGCTTCGACGAGCCCACCAACTGGAAGATCATGCAGGACGCGTTCTTGGACGGTTACCACATCCAGTACGCGCACCCCAACACCGCGGGCAAGGTCATCCACACCAACGTGATGGCGTTCGAGGACTTCGGGCGGCACGTGCGCTTCATCGCTCCGCGCAAATCGATCGATCGATGGCTGGAAGAGGACCCCGGCGATACACCGCTGGACAACTACGTCACAGAGACCCACTTTTTACTTCCCAACAGCACCTTGCTTCGACAGCCGGATCACTTTCAGCTGTTGACATTCCGCCCACACCCCACCGACCCGACCAAGTCCCGGATGGAACAGCGCCTGATGGTGCCTCCGGTCGAGGAATCCGGTCTGGAAGAGTCGCATTGGGCGCGCCGGTGGGAGAAGAACTGGGACATCCTGCTGGCCGTCCTGCACAACGAAGATTTCCCGCTGCTGCGCAACTCCCAGCGCGGTATGGGCAGCGCGGACGCCGGCGGCATGTTGCTGGGCCGCAACGAGACGGCGAATCAGGTTTTCCGGCGGGAGATCAAGAAGCTGCTCGCCGAAGGGCGAGCAGCAGCCGAGTGA
- a CDS encoding cytochrome P450, which translates to MTTLEKVPADLLVDFDVYDAALAHPVDNMQARIAELAAKGPIVYSTAHGGHWIVTHYREVFDILTDAETFSSYPNNLVTPADFGRFIPLELDPPDHTAYRHALQPLFSPQRMKKLGDDIRMVVNELIDQFAPTGEAEFISQFAHELPARVFLALMDWPLTDAPMFTEATDAVLFGKPGGTKEESEQVMMMAAMTIAGYFNNIIAERRANPGDDATSALIHTEVELLDGKRLLNDEELFRMFFLLLMGGLHTVQGSLAWTVAHLSKNPEQRAALIADPSIMPKAVEEILRIEAAVIPGRRATKDVEIGGVTIAKDDQLILMLCAANRDAEQFVDPGLLDITRSPNRHLSFGAGVHRCLGSHLGRIELNIALEEMHRRIPDYALVENDPPVFHSTQVRGCARMPITFTPETK; encoded by the coding sequence ATGACGACACTCGAGAAAGTTCCCGCGGACCTTCTGGTGGACTTCGACGTGTACGACGCCGCCTTGGCGCACCCCGTCGACAACATGCAGGCCCGCATCGCCGAGTTGGCAGCCAAGGGGCCGATCGTCTACTCCACCGCGCACGGCGGTCACTGGATCGTGACGCACTACCGGGAGGTCTTCGACATCCTCACCGATGCCGAAACCTTTTCCAGCTACCCGAACAATCTGGTGACGCCCGCCGACTTCGGCAGATTCATTCCGCTGGAACTCGATCCGCCGGATCACACCGCCTATCGGCATGCGCTGCAGCCGCTGTTCAGCCCGCAGCGCATGAAGAAGCTCGGCGATGACATCCGCATGGTCGTGAACGAGTTGATCGACCAGTTCGCGCCGACCGGCGAGGCCGAATTCATCTCCCAGTTCGCCCACGAACTGCCTGCACGGGTCTTCCTCGCCCTGATGGACTGGCCGCTCACGGACGCCCCGATGTTCACCGAAGCGACCGACGCCGTGCTGTTCGGCAAGCCCGGCGGAACCAAAGAGGAATCCGAACAGGTCATGATGATGGCGGCGATGACCATCGCCGGCTACTTCAACAACATCATCGCCGAGCGCCGCGCCAATCCGGGCGATGACGCCACCTCGGCGCTCATCCACACCGAAGTCGAACTGCTCGACGGCAAGCGGCTGCTCAACGACGAAGAGCTGTTCCGGATGTTCTTCCTGCTGCTGATGGGTGGACTGCACACCGTCCAGGGATCGCTGGCCTGGACGGTTGCCCACCTGTCCAAGAATCCCGAACAACGCGCTGCGCTGATCGCCGATCCGTCGATCATGCCCAAGGCGGTCGAGGAGATCCTTCGCATCGAGGCCGCCGTCATCCCTGGCCGCCGCGCCACCAAGGACGTCGAGATCGGCGGTGTCACCATCGCCAAGGACGACCAGCTGATCCTGATGCTCTGTGCCGCCAACCGAGATGCCGAACAGTTCGTTGATCCGGGTCTGCTGGACATCACCCGATCCCCGAATCGGCACCTGTCCTTCGGTGCCGGTGTGCACCGGTGCCTGGGCTCGCACCTCGGCCGGATCGAGCTCAACATCGCACTTGAGGAGATGCACCGCCGGATTCCTGACTACGCCCTCGTCGAGAACGATCCGCCGGTGTTTCACTCGACCCAGGTGCGCGGTTGCGCACGCATGCCCATCACCTTCACACCCGAAACGAAGTAG
- a CDS encoding SDR family oxidoreductase, whose product MRLQGKVALITGAGSGLGRHCAQRFTSEGARVAIVDIDADRAAQSLKLVEEAGGDAIAITADVSDRAQITDAVNQTVDHYGKLDIAWANAGVVSRGGVPTVAGGEFVAFEDLTEQDWQDVLGVNLSGVVYTAQAAIPALKANGGGTILATSSAASLVAYHSIAMYSATKAGVNGLVRGLALDLGRFGIRVNAIAPTHGMSPNFLMPPGTPVVGQSYEEVAGPWNPTVSPIPLKLSRPPSLTDNANVALFLVSDESAYISGATIGATDGGTLSRVGMWFDEDLNPQPAP is encoded by the coding sequence ATGAGACTGCAGGGCAAGGTTGCGTTGATCACCGGGGCCGGCTCCGGACTGGGACGGCATTGCGCCCAACGGTTCACCAGCGAGGGCGCCCGGGTCGCAATAGTCGACATCGACGCCGATCGTGCCGCGCAATCACTCAAGCTGGTCGAAGAGGCCGGGGGTGATGCCATCGCGATCACCGCCGATGTCTCCGATCGCGCGCAGATCACTGATGCTGTGAACCAGACGGTGGACCATTACGGAAAGCTCGACATCGCCTGGGCGAACGCCGGTGTCGTGTCCCGTGGTGGCGTTCCCACGGTGGCCGGCGGCGAATTTGTCGCCTTCGAGGATTTGACCGAACAGGACTGGCAGGACGTGCTGGGGGTGAACCTCTCCGGTGTCGTGTACACCGCACAGGCAGCCATTCCCGCACTCAAGGCCAACGGCGGCGGCACCATCCTTGCCACGTCTTCGGCGGCCTCCCTGGTTGCTTATCACAGCATCGCGATGTACTCGGCCACCAAGGCGGGCGTAAACGGACTCGTCCGAGGGTTGGCACTTGACCTGGGACGCTTCGGAATCCGCGTCAACGCCATCGCTCCCACGCACGGTATGTCGCCCAACTTCCTGATGCCGCCCGGAACCCCGGTCGTCGGGCAGTCCTACGAAGAGGTCGCCGGGCCCTGGAATCCCACCGTCTCCCCCATTCCGCTCAAACTGTCGCGGCCACCTTCGCTGACCGACAACGCCAACGTGGCGCTCTTCCTCGTCAGCGACGAATCCGCCTATATCTCGGGCGCCACCATCGGCGCAACCGACGGTGGCACGCTGTCGCGCGTCGGCATGTGGTTCGACGAAGACCTCAATCCGCAGCCCGCCCCCTGA
- a CDS encoding ferredoxin, producing MKIRLERSRCAGHAQCFAADPDIFPIDDEGYSIMEDHTVPADEESTTRDGAAACPELALIIDED from the coding sequence ATGAAGATTCGACTCGAACGCAGTAGGTGCGCCGGACACGCACAGTGCTTTGCAGCAGACCCTGACATCTTCCCGATCGATGACGAGGGCTACTCCATCATGGAGGACCACACGGTGCCTGCCGACGAGGAGTCGACCACCCGCGACGGTGCGGCGGCCTGCCCCGAACTGGCCCTCATCATCGACGAGGACTGA
- a CDS encoding aldehyde dehydrogenase family protein: protein MSGPTAEATTSDRGSVRSGQITVRCPATGEVVGTVPNLDREGIAGQCADLRRAQPAWESLGPQGRSIHLLRWLDWLLDNERRLLMLVQKETGKSWADASMEMSVVVDVINYFAANAAAFLQDRHVKPAGPANSLRRLRVQVRPHQLVGLITPWNGPLAGPMMDVVGALTAGAAVISKPSEVTPLAWSEAVRGWRDEIGAPPVLDVATGTGDAGSAVVDQADMVMFTGSVRTGRAIAVRCAERLIPCSLELGGKDALIVLADADLERAAGAAVWGGMTNSGQACVGVERVYVEAPVYDEFVELVTGKVSALRQGMDAPGSFASDIGAMVTTAQVDIVADHVADAVAKGARVLVGGQRGAGNTFQPTVLVDVDHSMRCMREETFGPTLAIMRVDDEDEAIAMANDSEYGLSSSLWTRDRARAERLSRRIEAGSVSVNNALVATFQMPVPMGGWKNSGLGSRFGGAAGVLKYCRQQSVVEERFTPKSEPMWYPVNPTRSRLMSRAVRFLGAHDWRRRLDLRGRR from the coding sequence GTGTCCGGACCAACGGCTGAGGCCACCACCTCCGATCGCGGATCGGTCCGATCCGGCCAGATCACCGTCCGGTGTCCGGCGACCGGTGAGGTCGTCGGAACGGTTCCCAACCTCGATCGCGAGGGCATCGCTGGACAGTGCGCTGATCTGCGCCGGGCGCAGCCGGCGTGGGAATCCCTCGGCCCGCAGGGGCGCAGCATCCATCTGTTGCGGTGGCTGGACTGGTTGCTGGACAACGAACGGCGGCTGTTGATGTTGGTTCAAAAGGAAACCGGCAAATCGTGGGCAGACGCCTCGATGGAGATGTCGGTGGTCGTCGATGTGATCAACTACTTTGCCGCCAACGCCGCGGCATTCCTGCAAGACCGGCACGTCAAGCCGGCCGGCCCCGCGAATTCGTTGCGGCGGCTGAGGGTGCAGGTGCGTCCACACCAATTGGTCGGTCTGATCACACCCTGGAACGGGCCCTTGGCGGGACCGATGATGGACGTGGTCGGCGCTCTGACCGCCGGGGCGGCGGTCATATCGAAGCCCTCCGAGGTCACTCCGCTGGCGTGGAGTGAGGCTGTCCGCGGGTGGCGCGATGAGATCGGCGCACCGCCGGTCCTCGACGTCGCCACCGGTACCGGCGACGCGGGAAGCGCCGTGGTCGATCAGGCGGACATGGTGATGTTCACCGGGTCGGTGCGCACGGGCCGCGCGATCGCCGTGCGATGCGCGGAGCGACTCATTCCGTGCAGCCTGGAGCTCGGCGGAAAGGACGCGTTGATCGTGCTCGCCGACGCCGATCTGGAACGCGCTGCCGGCGCCGCGGTGTGGGGCGGGATGACCAACTCCGGGCAAGCATGCGTCGGGGTGGAACGGGTGTACGTGGAAGCCCCCGTGTACGACGAGTTTGTGGAGTTGGTCACGGGCAAGGTGTCCGCGCTGCGACAGGGTATGGACGCGCCGGGCAGCTTCGCCAGCGATATCGGCGCCATGGTGACCACCGCGCAGGTGGACATCGTGGCCGATCATGTGGCCGACGCGGTAGCCAAGGGCGCGCGCGTGCTTGTGGGTGGGCAGCGCGGTGCGGGCAACACCTTTCAACCTACGGTGCTGGTCGATGTCGACCACTCGATGAGATGTATGCGGGAGGAGACCTTCGGGCCGACGCTGGCCATCATGCGCGTCGACGACGAAGACGAGGCGATCGCAATGGCCAATGACTCGGAATACGGTTTGAGTTCGAGTTTGTGGACCCGCGACCGGGCACGTGCAGAGCGGCTCTCCCGGCGTATCGAGGCAGGATCGGTGTCGGTCAACAACGCTCTGGTGGCGACTTTTCAGATGCCGGTGCCGATGGGTGGATGGAAGAACTCCGGTCTGGGGTCCCGGTTCGGTGGGGCGGCGGGCGTGTTGAAGTACTGCCGTCAGCAATCGGTGGTGGAGGAGCGCTTCACGCCGAAATCTGAACCGATGTGGTATCCGGTCAACCCGACTCGGTCACGGCTGATGTCGCGGGCAGTGCGGTTCCTCGGCGCCCACGACTGGCGCCGGCGGTTGGATCTCCGAGGCCGACGGTGA
- a CDS encoding TetR family transcriptional regulator, which yields MARPSKPLISKTAAVEASIEIIDAEGIGAFSLPRLAAHMGVRAPSLYHHFEDKNDIMTAIARHIAGRSVIKPRRAPGPDWPEYFVSLALNFRQSVLRHRNAATVLIEHLPRETLVGSFESAAKFLQDSGVPAHLHIAILDGMETLCIGAVLAEAARKPRTRHALFPPLDPEEFPHLTGAVEANELTVKELFAERIRSFLYGVMINEDYQGRSEETSA from the coding sequence ATGGCCCGTCCTTCCAAGCCGTTGATCAGTAAGACCGCCGCTGTCGAGGCGTCCATCGAGATCATCGATGCCGAGGGTATCGGCGCCTTCAGCCTGCCGCGGCTCGCAGCCCACATGGGGGTGCGCGCACCGTCGCTCTATCACCATTTCGAAGACAAGAACGACATCATGACTGCCATCGCGCGCCACATCGCGGGCAGATCGGTGATCAAGCCGCGACGTGCACCCGGGCCGGATTGGCCGGAGTATTTCGTGAGCCTGGCGTTGAACTTCCGGCAGTCGGTGCTGCGGCATCGCAACGCGGCCACCGTGTTGATCGAGCACCTCCCGCGCGAGACGCTGGTCGGCAGCTTCGAGAGCGCCGCCAAGTTCCTTCAGGATTCCGGTGTTCCGGCGCACCTGCACATCGCGATCCTTGATGGCATGGAGACGTTGTGTATCGGTGCGGTGCTGGCCGAGGCTGCCCGTAAACCCCGGACGCGCCACGCGCTGTTCCCGCCGCTGGACCCCGAGGAGTTTCCGCACCTGACCGGAGCCGTCGAGGCCAACGAGTTGACGGTCAAGGAGCTCTTCGCCGAGCGGATCCGCAGCTTCTTGTACGGCGTGATGATCAACGAGGACTATCAGGGGCGCTCCGAGGAAACCTCGGCCTGA
- a CDS encoding class I SAM-dependent DNA methyltransferase: protein MVDEHPDADQVIELYDRHAQAWARDRSDRLVERAWLDRFVACLPTQRRTVLDVGCGTAVPIGQYLINQGCLLHGVDSSSEMISMTRTRFPDHRWDVADMRSLDLYGRYGGIIAWDSLFHLSPHHQRHMFATFAQHAAPGAALMFNTGPSAGVQIGNYRGEPLYHASLDPTEYRTLLADNGFALIAHAVEDPTCGRRTIWLARTT, encoded by the coding sequence GTGGTAGACGAGCATCCCGATGCTGATCAGGTGATCGAGCTGTACGACCGTCACGCGCAGGCATGGGCGCGCGACCGGAGTGACCGGCTGGTCGAACGCGCGTGGCTGGACCGATTCGTGGCATGCCTACCCACTCAGCGTCGCACCGTCCTCGACGTGGGTTGCGGGACAGCAGTACCGATCGGCCAGTACCTGATCAATCAGGGATGCCTGCTTCACGGGGTCGACTCATCCAGCGAGATGATCTCGATGACCAGGACGCGTTTCCCGGACCATCGATGGGATGTCGCCGACATGCGCTCGCTGGACCTCTACGGCCGATACGGTGGAATCATTGCGTGGGACAGCCTTTTTCATCTCTCGCCACATCATCAACGGCACATGTTCGCGACTTTTGCACAACACGCGGCGCCTGGTGCAGCGCTCATGTTCAATACCGGTCCATCAGCTGGCGTGCAGATCGGCAATTACCGAGGCGAACCGCTCTACCACGCCAGCCTCGACCCAACCGAATACCGCACTCTGCTCGCCGACAACGGCTTCGCGCTCATCGCCCACGCTGTCGAAGACCCCACGTGCGGGCGGCGCACCATCTGGCTCGCACGGACCACCTAG
- a CDS encoding nuclear transport factor 2 family protein: MTRTPPIGVKAPVPPFTDKSAALKVRLAEDAWNSRDPRRVAEGYSVDSVWRNRSVFVTGRAHIVEFLSDKWDREHEYRLIKELWAHSDNRIAVRFAYEYHDDSGQWFRAYGNENWLYNEHGLMTHRHASINDLRIEQSQRKFYWDTNASLPQDHPSLSELGL, translated from the coding sequence ATGACCAGGACCCCACCGATCGGCGTCAAAGCGCCGGTTCCCCCGTTCACTGACAAATCGGCCGCACTGAAGGTACGACTGGCAGAGGACGCCTGGAACAGCCGTGATCCGCGGCGCGTCGCGGAGGGCTATTCAGTCGACAGCGTCTGGCGCAACAGGTCGGTGTTCGTCACGGGCCGCGCACACATCGTCGAATTCCTCAGCGACAAGTGGGACCGCGAACACGAGTACCGTCTGATCAAGGAACTATGGGCGCACAGCGACAACCGCATCGCAGTCCGCTTCGCATACGAATACCACGACGACTCGGGGCAATGGTTCCGCGCCTACGGTAACGAGAACTGGCTGTACAACGAACACGGCCTGATGACACACCGCCACGCCAGCATCAATGATCTGAGGATCGAGCAAAGCCAGCGCAAGTTCTATTGGGACACGAATGCGTCACTGCCACAGGATCATCCGAGCCTATCCGAACTGGGCCTGTGA